From Kaistella polysaccharea:
TGGCGATACTCAATTTAATCAGCTTAAGAAATCGTACGCGGAAGGAATTGAACTTCGTGGGAAAACAATTGGGATTATCGGTATGGGAAGAATCGGGCAGGAAGTTGCCAGAATTGCGCTTGGTTTGGGAATGCGAGTGATCGCCGCAGATAATAATATCGGTCGGGCAAGTATAAAGGTGAAGTTTTACAACAATCAATTTATCAATGTTGATATTGAGACAGAACCGTTAGAAGATGTTTTACAACACGCTGATTTTATAACACTTCATGTTCCCGCGCAAAAAGAGGAACATATGATAGGAGCAGAAGAAATTCAAAAAATGAAAAACGGTGTAGCAATCATTAATTGCAGCAGAGGTGGCGTTGTAGAAGAACATGCGCTGGTAGAAGCACTTAACTCTGGTAAGGTTGCTTTTGCGTGCCTGGATGTTTTTAATAATGAACCACACCCTTCAAAAGAAATTCTTACCCACCCAAAGATCTCTTTGTCTCCACATACGGGCGCATCTACCGTGGAAGCGCAAGACAGAATTGGGATTTCTTTAGCGGAACAAATCTGCAGTATTCTTCAGGTATCTTAAAATATTTTCAATAAAAAAGACGCCTCAAATTGGGCGTCTTTAGTTTTTACGTATCGAAAACTATTATTTGCTTTTCAACAAGTCTCTAATTTCTGCTAGTAAAACTTGATCGTCAGTTGGTCCCGCTGGCGCAACTTCTACAGGTTTGTTTACCTTGTTTACAGCTTTGATCACCATAAATAATACCAGCGCAATAATCAGGAAACTGAGGATTGCCGAAAAGAAATTTCCATATTTCACCCCGTTCCAAGTAAGTTCTGCAATGTTTTCTGCACCTGCCGCTTTCAAGGCTGGGTTCAGCAATAATGGAGTAATTACATCATCTACAAAAGAGGTGATAATTTTACCAAATGCAGCCCCGATGATTACAGCTACTGCCAAATCAACTACATTTCCTTTGAACGCAAAATCTTTGAATTCCTGTACCATTCCCATAATCGTATGTTTTATTTATTAATTTAGTCAAATGTATTAAAATGCTTTAAAATAACATAGGATTATCAGGGATTTATTGTATTTAACCTCTATTTTCCATATTTACCGTAATTAATTTGTAATTTTATTTTACATAAAGAGGTGAAATGAATATTTTTTCAGCAAAGGAAATTTACGAATGGGAAAAATACACGAAGAATCAAAGCATGATTTCTTCACTACAACTTATGGAGAGAGCTGCGAAATGTTGTACAATTTGGATCGCCAATCATTTCTCTAATTCATCAGATATTCTTCTTTTTTGTGGATCAGGTAATAATGGTGGTGATGGCTTTGCCCTCGCCAGACTGCTGTATCACCCAGGATTTAATATTAAAATTTTCACTGATCAAACCCAAGATTTTACCGAAGAAGCGCTGATTAATTTGCAAAGATGCAAGGACATTTCCGGAATTGAAATTTATGACCTTTCACAACGCAAAGAAATTAGCACTGATAAGAATACTCTAATTATTGATGCTCTTTTTGGATTGGGACTTAACCGAAAGTTAGTTGATCCAATCGCAAGTTTGATTATTTATCTGAATACATTGAATTGTAGGAAAATTTCAATTGATTTGCCATCCGGATTATTTCCTGACAGTATACACGAGGAGAATGCCGTCGTTTTTTTGGCTGATTATACCTTAACTTTTCAATGTTGGAAAAAGACGATGTTACATCCGGAAACTGCTTTTTATTGCGGCAGTATTCAGATCATGGAAATTGATTTAAGTGCGGAGTTCTGTCTTGATAATTCAACTTTTGAAAATACAATAGACGATACTTTAATTAAAAAGATTTACCAGCCGAGAAAAGACTTCAGTCATAAAGGAACTTTTGGAAAATCCCTTATTATCGCAGGCACTTTTGGAAAAATAGGTGCTTCCGTTTTGGCAACTAAAGCAGCTTTGAAATCGGGGAGTGGTATAACATTCGTTCTTGCTCCTAAATGCGGATACGAAATTTTACAAACGAGTTGTCCGGAAGCCATGTTCATTCTCGGCGGAGAAAATCATATTGATCATATTGAAATTGAAGAAGACTATGTGATAGGAATTGGTCCAGGTTTAGAAGTCAACTCTGCAACGGAGAAAGTGTTTTTAAAATTTTTAAAAAATTCAAAAAAACCGATGGTCATAGATGCAGATGCATTAAATATATTGGCTAAAAATCCAGAGTATTTAAATTCATTACCCCCAAATTCAGTAATAACTCCACATCCGAAAGAATTCGAGCGCCTCTTTGGTGCAACTGAAAATTCTTTTGGACGCTTGAAGTTGGCTCAACAGAAAGCTGCCGAATTTAAAATTTTCATTATTTTAAAAGACCACCATACGCAGATTGTTACACCAGATCAAAGGGTTTTTTACAACCTCACTGGCAATTCGGGAATGGCAAAAGGCGGGAGCGGCGATGCGCTTTTGGGAATTGTAACCTCACTGATCGCGCAGAATTATTCACCAGAAAATGCCGCGATATTTGGCGTTTGGCTTCACGGAAAAGCAGGTGATCTGGCTGCTGAGAAATTCTCTAAAGAAGCGATGCTACCTTCTGATTTAATTGATGAATTGGGAAATGCCTTTAAGTTTTTAATATAAAAAATCCTCCCAATTTTATTGAGAGGAAAATATATTCATTTTTAATGTTTAGTCTGGTTTTGCATTTTCTTCCTCAGTAATCATTCTGCTTTTAGAAGTCAGCATAAATACAAGCCCCATAATAATGAGAGGTATCGATAAAATCTGACCAGTATTTAAACCGGCGATATGAATGAATTCATCGCCTTGCGGTTCTTTCAGGAATTCTACGAAAAATCGAATCGACCATAGCAAGAAAAAGAAAAGACCAAATAGCCAACCTAACTGGAATTTTTTCTTTGTATATCGGTATAAAACCCATAATAAAACGAACAGTAGAAAATAGCCACCAGCTTCAAAAAGTTGAGTCGGATAACGGGGAACAATTGCACCGTATTCAGGGCTTTGTTGTGGGAATAATATCGCAAAAGGAGAGTTATCCGGCGCAGGCTTTCCGATAATTTCAGAATTAAAGAAGTTTCCCATTCTGATGAAAAGTCCAGCCAAAGCAATTGGGATTCCCACGCGATCAAAAACCCAAAGTGGATTTTTCTTGATGATTTTTAAACTGTAGTAGAGCGTCGTAAGCGGCAAAACAATTGCAGCGCCATGACTTGCCAATCCCGCAAACCCTGTGAATTCAAGCTCAGGTTTTGTACGTATCGGTAAAAAAACAGACCAGAAATCTTGCTGAAAAAGTTCTGGCTGGTAAAAAATAACATGTCCCAATCTCGCTCCGAAAATTGTTCCGATCAAAGTCAAAGTAAAAAGAGGCTCTACATATTTTTCGTTTACATGGTCAATCCGGTAAATTTTAGTCATCAATACATAACCTAATCCGAAGGCTAAAATAAACATCAGACTGTAATAATGGAGGGTAATAGGACCTAAATGAATTCCGGTTGATGGATCCCAGGTGGAGTATAAAAATGTGAGCATAATATTTTATTCAATAATTTTAAATTCAAATGATGTTATTTCCCTTTATTTTTTAGGAGGCACTGGATCATAACCTTCACCGCCCCAAGGATGACAGCGCGCAATTCTTTTCGAGCCCAGCCACAATCCTTTGAAAGGTCCGTGCAATCGAAGTGCTTCAAGCATGTAGGAGGAGCAAGTGGGCGTATATCTGCAACTATTTGGGAGCAGTGGCGAAATGCCCAACTGGTAAAATCGGATGAGGAGAATTAAAGGAAAGGTGATGATTTTATTCAACATGCGTTGCAAAAATAACTAAATAGTTTAAATTTGTTCTAAGTTTCCAGGTAAACTTCTATTTTTCAGATTTCTTAGATTAATTCTCAACAATTATAAACTTGAATTCCAATACGCCACTTGCCGAAAAATTACGACCAAAAACTTTAGATCAGGTTTTGGGTCAGGAACATTTGACCGGAAAAAGTGGGCCGATTCGAAAAATGTTAGAGAATGATACTTTGAATTCTCTTATTTTTTGGGGACCGCCCGGAACCGGGAAAACCACCTTAGCTGAAATTATTTCTGAAACTTCGGGTAGGAAATTCTATAAACTTTCAGCCGTTTCAAGTGGCGTAAAAGACATTAGAGAAATCATCGAAGAAGCTAAAAAGCAAAATCTCTTTTCAGGTAAATCGCCGATTTTATTTATTGATGAAATTCACAGGTTCAATAAATCTCAACAGGATTCTCTGCTTCACGCCGTTGAAAAAGGTTGGGTTGTTTTAATGGGTGCCACCACAGAAAATCCGAGTTTTGAGGTGGTTTCTGCCTTACTTTCTCGTTCCCAGGTGTATGTTTTAAAAGCCTTGGATTATGAAAAATTAGAGGAACTTATCGAAATTTCATTAAAAAAATATAACCAAGAAGCTTCCACAGATTTTAGCATTAAAGATAATGAAGCTCTGATTCAATATTCTGGTGGAGATGCTCGAAAGCTCATTAATGCAGTAGAAAATGTATTGAATCAATTTAAAAACTCAGATAAAAAAGAAATTGATAACGAAGACGTGCTCTCAGTTTTACAGGAAACCATGGCGCTTTATGATAAAAATGGAGAGCAACATTATGATATTATTTCCGCCTTTATAAAATCCATGCGTGGTTCTGATCCAAATGGTGCGGTTTACTGGTTAGCGCGAATGTTGGTGGGTGGTGAAGATATTAAATTCATTGCGAGAAGAATGTTGATCTTGGCTTCAGAAGATATCGGTCTCGCAAATCCAAATGCGCTGGTCATGGCCAATAATTGTTTTCAGGCAGTAAATGTTATAGGAAATCCCGAAGCCAGAATAATTTTGAGTGAAACAGCGGTTTATTTGGCGATTTCACCGAAAAGCAATTCAACGTATGTTGCGATAAATGATGCGATTTCTAAAGTTAAAAAAACAGGAAATCTCCCTGTTCCCTTACACCTTCGAAATGCTCCGACGAAGTTAATGAAGGATCTGAACTACGGAAAAGATTACGATTATGCCCATTCGTACGAAGGAAATTTCGTTGATTTAGAATTTCTGCCTGAAGAATTAAAGGGAACCTCATTTTACAAACCCGGAAATAATTCAACAGAAAATAAAATTTCAGATCAGCTTAAAAAGAAGTGGAAAGACAAATATTGATTACATAGTAAGACGAAGAAGTTAACTTTCAAGTAAATGCTCGTTATAATGTCCTAAATATTTCACGGTTGCACCAATAGATTTTAATTCTTCTAACGCGTTTTTAGATAAAACCGGATGCCATTCGCTGGCGATATTGATGAAGAAAAAATAATTTCCCAAACCCGTTTTCAAAGTACGACTTTCTATTTTCGAAAGGTTCATCTGTCTCCAGGCAAAAACCGATAGTACTTGATGTAAACCACCAGCATGATCTTCAGGAAGTGTAATTATTAAAGAAGTTTTTTCCGAAGTTTTAGGAAAATTCAGTTCCAATACATCTTTAGTTTTAGAAATGACGATAAACTTGGTGTGGTTCTGCTCGAAATCCTGAATATTAGAATGTAGGATTTTTAAACCATATAATTTGGCGGCGTAGGAATTCGCAACTGCAGCCCATTTTTCCTGAGGATTTTCAGAAACTAATTTCGCCGCTGCAGCTGTAGAACTAAAATCACTGGTTTCGATATTTTTAAAATGATCATGCCGAAAATGAAAGGTTTGTCCCAAAGCTTGCGGATGCGAAATAATCGTTTCAAACTGCTCATTCTCAGGATGGATCATTAAATGATGGGCGATCGGCATTACCACCTCAGTTTCAATAAAAATATCCTCGAAATCATACAGATAATCCAAAGTCATTGAAACCGTTCCTTCAATTGAATTTTCTAAGGGTACAACGGTTTTGTCAACTTCGCTATTTTTAACGGCGTTGAAACAATCCAAAATGCTTGATTGGGGAATTAGTTCATTTTTCGGGAAAACTTGGGAACAGGCTAACTGCGTAAAACTTGCGTGCGGACCGAGGAATGCGATTTTCATTTGGTAAAATTAAAAAAGACCATGTAATAGAATTGCTTAATTGAGGTTTATTTTAAAATTTATTCAGATTTATAAACCTCAGTTCGTTCAGAAATTCCATTGTTATTAAAAGCTTCAATTTGAAAATAATAAGCGTCAGTTCGATCTGCGCCGGTGAAGAAATATTCATTTTTGCCATAAACCATAATGCTTCCGTAGAGTTTGTCTGGTGATTTTCCAAAATAAATAACGTAACCGTCGGCGTTTTGATTTTGTTTCCATTTCATCCAGATGCTTCTTCGTTCACCGA
This genomic window contains:
- a CDS encoding D-2-hydroxyacid dehydrogenase, whose product is MKILANDGLDQSGIDALTIKGFEVITEKIPQQLIADFINKHHIKTLLVRSATEVRKELIDACPSLEIIGRGGVGLDNIDVDYARSKNIHVINTPGASSASVAELVFAHLFSGARFLQDSNRKMPVIGDTQFNQLKKSYAEGIELRGKTIGIIGMGRIGQEVARIALGLGMRVIAADNNIGRASIKVKFYNNQFINVDIETEPLEDVLQHADFITLHVPAQKEEHMIGAEEIQKMKNGVAIINCSRGGVVEEHALVEALNSGKVAFACLDVFNNEPHPSKEILTHPKISLSPHTGASTVEAQDRIGISLAEQICSILQVS
- the mscL gene encoding large conductance mechanosensitive channel protein MscL, with product MGMVQEFKDFAFKGNVVDLAVAVIIGAAFGKIITSFVDDVITPLLLNPALKAAGAENIAELTWNGVKYGNFFSAILSFLIIALVLFMVIKAVNKVNKPVEVAPAGPTDDQVLLAEIRDLLKSK
- a CDS encoding NAD(P)H-hydrate dehydratase; the encoded protein is MNIFSAKEIYEWEKYTKNQSMISSLQLMERAAKCCTIWIANHFSNSSDILLFCGSGNNGGDGFALARLLYHPGFNIKIFTDQTQDFTEEALINLQRCKDISGIEIYDLSQRKEISTDKNTLIIDALFGLGLNRKLVDPIASLIIYLNTLNCRKISIDLPSGLFPDSIHEENAVVFLADYTLTFQCWKKTMLHPETAFYCGSIQIMEIDLSAEFCLDNSTFENTIDDTLIKKIYQPRKDFSHKGTFGKSLIIAGTFGKIGASVLATKAALKSGSGITFVLAPKCGYEILQTSCPEAMFILGGENHIDHIEIEEDYVIGIGPGLEVNSATEKVFLKFLKNSKKPMVIDADALNILAKNPEYLNSLPPNSVITPHPKEFERLFGATENSFGRLKLAQQKAAEFKIFIILKDHHTQIVTPDQRVFYNLTGNSGMAKGGSGDALLGIVTSLIAQNYSPENAAIFGVWLHGKAGDLAAEKFSKEAMLPSDLIDELGNAFKFLI
- the lgt gene encoding prolipoprotein diacylglyceryl transferase, translated to MLTFLYSTWDPSTGIHLGPITLHYYSLMFILAFGLGYVLMTKIYRIDHVNEKYVEPLFTLTLIGTIFGARLGHVIFYQPELFQQDFWSVFLPIRTKPELEFTGFAGLASHGAAIVLPLTTLYYSLKIIKKNPLWVFDRVGIPIALAGLFIRMGNFFNSEIIGKPAPDNSPFAILFPQQSPEYGAIVPRYPTQLFEAGGYFLLFVLLWVLYRYTKKKFQLGWLFGLFFFLLWSIRFFVEFLKEPQGDEFIHIAGLNTGQILSIPLIIMGLVFMLTSKSRMITEEENAKPD
- the yidD gene encoding membrane protein insertion efficiency factor YidD, coding for MLNKIITFPLILLIRFYQLGISPLLPNSCRYTPTCSSYMLEALRLHGPFKGLWLGSKRIARCHPWGGEGYDPVPPKK
- a CDS encoding replication-associated recombination protein A, encoding MNSNTPLAEKLRPKTLDQVLGQEHLTGKSGPIRKMLENDTLNSLIFWGPPGTGKTTLAEIISETSGRKFYKLSAVSSGVKDIREIIEEAKKQNLFSGKSPILFIDEIHRFNKSQQDSLLHAVEKGWVVLMGATTENPSFEVVSALLSRSQVYVLKALDYEKLEELIEISLKKYNQEASTDFSIKDNEALIQYSGGDARKLINAVENVLNQFKNSDKKEIDNEDVLSVLQETMALYDKNGEQHYDIISAFIKSMRGSDPNGAVYWLARMLVGGEDIKFIARRMLILASEDIGLANPNALVMANNCFQAVNVIGNPEARIILSETAVYLAISPKSNSTYVAINDAISKVKKTGNLPVPLHLRNAPTKLMKDLNYGKDYDYAHSYEGNFVDLEFLPEELKGTSFYKPGNNSTENKISDQLKKKWKDKY
- the pheA gene encoding prephenate dehydratase — protein: MKIAFLGPHASFTQLACSQVFPKNELIPQSSILDCFNAVKNSEVDKTVVPLENSIEGTVSMTLDYLYDFEDIFIETEVVMPIAHHLMIHPENEQFETIISHPQALGQTFHFRHDHFKNIETSDFSSTAAAAKLVSENPQEKWAAVANSYAAKLYGLKILHSNIQDFEQNHTKFIVISKTKDVLELNFPKTSEKTSLIITLPEDHAGGLHQVLSVFAWRQMNLSKIESRTLKTGLGNYFFFINIASEWHPVLSKNALEELKSIGATVKYLGHYNEHLLES